A window of Argopecten irradians isolate NY chromosome 1, Ai_NY, whole genome shotgun sequence contains these coding sequences:
- the LOC138330673 gene encoding lipoyl synthase, mitochondrial-like, with protein MASKSLLSQLRSSSVRSVKDYTIHSDILRISCCEKFRQYATLSVKQKEKIASGPDFEDFVTGNVDDSQEISPNIKRKKGERLRLPSWLKTKIPIGKNYHGLKTDLRDLKLHTVCEEAKCPNIGECWGGGESGTATATIMVLGDTCTRGCRFCSVKTARNPPPPDPEEPRNTARAITSWGLDYVVLTSVDRDGTSECSL; from the exons ATGGCTTCCAAGAGTCTCCTATCGCAATTACGTTCTAGTTCGGTTCGTAGTGTCAAGGATTACACA ATCCATTCAGACATTTTAAGAATATCATGCTGTGAAAAATTTCGACAATATGCAACTTTATCAGtaaaacagaaagaaaagatTGCCTCGGGACCAGACTTTGAAGACTTTGTAACAGGGAATGTGGATGATTCACAGGAAATCTCTCCAAATATCAAAAGGAAAAAGGGAGAAAg ACTACGTCTGCCTTCCTGGTTGAAGACAAAGATTCCAATAGGAAAGAATTACCATGGACTAAAGACAGATCTCAGGGACCTGAAACTTCACACG GTGTGTGAGGAGGCCAAATGTCCTAACATTGGGGAGTGCTGGGGAGGAGGGGAAAGTGGAACAGCCACCGCCACAATAATG GTATTGGGGGACACGTGTACCAGGGGATGTCGTTTCTGTTCCGTGAAGACAGCTAGGAATCCCCCACCCCCTGACCCAGAGGAGCCTCGTAATACCGCCAGGGCGATCACCTCCTGGGGACTGGATTACGTAGTCCTCACCTCTGTAGACCGAGATGGTACGTCAGAATGTAGCCTGTAG